A window from Symbiopectobacterium purcellii encodes these proteins:
- a CDS encoding MBOAT family O-acyltransferase — MYSSGTFFFLLFSSALLFALVNRVLHYRLTYLSAFSVLAAFGWAYIFQGDYLIPVAVFLGFYLLVTLKDKGWLKTWQAVSLTLLPIFLVKLDLNNHWNMIGLSFMTFRAVDVLLYRSKKDGHRFLHYFCYLFMPFIILAGPMYRWRTWINDINKPVFTLTREQFLLSMEQIFTGIIQKYLFATLIDTLVVQPWSHQPFTLSVGVVMSLAYSAYLYFDFAGYSNMAIGAGRLFGLNIPANFNMPFLAKNPQDFWRRFHISLSEWLRDVVFMPIYMNLMKLDFFRQNKTLAQNIGIFCTLFCMGAWNGLERHYVISGALFGAISVAHNMLQWSAKRSPVLSNWLDHPVSEFTGRILTLASAAASLYIFSGMSPL; from the coding sequence ATGTATAGCTCCGGAACGTTTTTTTTCCTTCTGTTTTCATCAGCACTACTGTTTGCGCTGGTTAACCGCGTATTGCATTATCGGCTGACCTATTTGTCTGCGTTTTCTGTGCTGGCAGCCTTTGGCTGGGCGTATATTTTCCAGGGTGATTACCTCATTCCGGTAGCGGTTTTTCTTGGGTTTTATCTGCTGGTCACATTAAAAGATAAAGGCTGGTTAAAAACCTGGCAGGCCGTCAGTTTGACATTGCTTCCTATATTCCTGGTGAAATTAGATCTCAACAACCACTGGAACATGATTGGCTTGTCATTCATGACCTTCCGTGCTGTTGACGTACTGCTTTACCGCAGCAAAAAAGACGGCCACCGTTTTCTGCATTATTTCTGCTACCTGTTTATGCCATTTATTATCCTGGCAGGTCCGATGTATCGCTGGCGTACATGGATTAATGACATTAATAAACCGGTGTTTACACTTACCCGTGAACAGTTTTTACTGTCCATGGAACAAATTTTTACGGGTATTATCCAGAAATACTTATTCGCCACGCTCATTGATACGCTGGTGGTTCAACCGTGGAGCCATCAGCCGTTTACGTTAAGCGTGGGTGTGGTGATGTCTCTGGCCTACAGCGCTTACCTCTATTTTGACTTCGCTGGCTACAGCAATATGGCTATCGGGGCCGGACGCTTATTTGGCCTGAATATCCCGGCAAACTTCAATATGCCTTTTCTGGCAAAGAACCCGCAGGATTTTTGGCGACGCTTCCACATCAGCCTGTCTGAATGGCTGAGGGATGTGGTCTTTATGCCGATTTATATGAATCTGATGAAGCTCGACTTTTTCCGTCAGAACAAAACGCTGGCGCAGAATATTGGTATTTTCTGCACCCTGTTTTGTATGGGGGCGTGGAACGGGCTGGAACGACACTATGTCATCAGCGGCGCATTATTTGGCGCCATCTCTGTTGCTCACAATATGCTGCAATGGTCGGCGAAACGCAGCCCGGTGCTGAGCAATTGGTTAGACCATCCGGTTAGTGAGTTTACGGGTCGAATTTTGACGCTAGCAAGCGCCGCGGCCTCCCTCTATATTTTTAGCGGAATGTCACCTCTATGA
- a CDS encoding AMP-binding protein: protein MNQHSERLELQDFLRAALLDPANPQQPAISGSDEALTWQQLSVAVTDWAKRYHHCQRSAGPPIVIYGHQQAEFAVAIYSCLLHNIPYIPVDCIYPQERLKEICQLASAPYYYDVATRQFVATGVPEQALVEQDLAYIMFTSGSTGKPKGVQIGRESLWHFMKWVRQDFALPEVPVLMNHAVFSFDLSLIPLLANLATGGHIVLNAKEDIAAENWLDRLKSNGVSVWVSTPSFAYQRLLSPQFSSDYLPDLSVFVFIGEVLNKALVKQLRRRFPHAKILNSYGPTEATIATTVIEITDDILHNENDLLPIGVMMPDSRMEITADGELIIWGKNVMRGYLGLAKENAEKLLHRESEMFRGYRTGDLGYENVDGLLYCQGRNDSQIKLNGYRIEINEIENRLLAMSDISEAVVLPLMKSWGGVLRIAAFCVTHLAPEAIKTSLSKVIPHYMVPSQIIIKDALPLNPNGKIDRKLLDSHARTN from the coding sequence ATGAACCAACACAGCGAGCGTCTGGAACTGCAAGATTTTCTGCGTGCGGCCTTACTCGACCCGGCCAACCCACAGCAACCGGCGATTAGTGGCAGTGATGAAGCCCTGACCTGGCAGCAACTCTCTGTTGCCGTCACAGACTGGGCAAAACGCTACCACCACTGCCAGCGGTCTGCTGGCCCACCGATAGTGATCTACGGACATCAGCAGGCTGAGTTTGCCGTTGCAATCTACAGTTGCCTGCTGCACAACATTCCGTATATCCCGGTGGACTGCATCTACCCACAAGAACGGCTCAAGGAGATTTGCCAACTGGCAAGCGCCCCTTACTATTATGACGTGGCAACCCGGCAATTTGTTGCCACGGGCGTGCCCGAGCAGGCGCTCGTTGAGCAGGATCTCGCCTATATCATGTTCACCTCTGGCAGCACAGGAAAGCCAAAAGGTGTGCAAATCGGGCGTGAAAGCCTGTGGCATTTCATGAAGTGGGTGCGTCAGGATTTTGCGCTGCCGGAAGTGCCGGTGCTGATGAACCATGCGGTGTTCAGCTTCGATCTCTCGCTGATTCCACTGCTGGCAAACCTGGCCACCGGTGGGCATATCGTGCTGAATGCGAAAGAGGATATTGCCGCAGAAAACTGGCTTGACCGCCTGAAAAGCAACGGCGTTTCCGTGTGGGTTTCCACCCCCTCCTTTGCCTATCAACGGCTGCTTTCACCGCAGTTTAGCAGTGACTACTTGCCCGACCTGAGCGTCTTTGTGTTTATCGGCGAAGTGTTGAACAAAGCGCTGGTAAAACAACTGCGCCGCCGCTTCCCGCACGCCAAAATCCTTAACTCTTACGGCCCAACGGAAGCCACCATAGCGACCACGGTTATCGAAATCACCGATGACATCCTGCACAACGAAAACGATTTGCTGCCGATTGGCGTAATGATGCCGGATTCCAGAATGGAAATTACCGCTGATGGTGAGTTGATTATTTGGGGCAAAAACGTAATGCGCGGCTACCTCGGGCTGGCAAAAGAGAATGCCGAGAAATTGCTGCATCGGGAAAGCGAAATGTTCCGCGGCTACAGAACCGGCGATCTGGGCTACGAAAATGTGGATGGGCTGCTTTACTGTCAGGGCCGCAATGACAGCCAGATTAAACTCAATGGCTATCGCATTGAAATCAACGAAATCGAAAATCGACTGCTGGCGATGTCCGATATCAGCGAAGCGGTGGTTCTGCCGTTGATGAAATCATGGGGTGGCGTTTTACGCATTGCCGCATTCTGCGTGACGCATTTAGCCCCGGAAGCGATTAAAACCTCGCTGTCGAAGGTAATCCCGCATTACATGGTGCCTTCGCAAATTATCATTAAAGATGCATTGCCGCTTAACCCTAACGGCAAAATTGATCGTAAGTTGCTGGACTCTCACGCCCGCACCAACTAA
- a CDS encoding acyl carrier protein, with the protein MEQEILALFEKVLSRKVGFHDELIESDILDSILAVDLVLEVQDVYGCMIPPTEVATVLKTPADLARYIEENRG; encoded by the coding sequence ATGGAACAAGAAATTCTCGCGCTGTTTGAAAAGGTCTTATCCCGCAAAGTGGGCTTTCATGATGAGCTGATTGAGTCAGATATTCTCGACTCGATTCTGGCGGTAGATCTGGTGCTGGAAGTGCAGGACGTTTACGGGTGCATGATTCCCCCGACAGAAGTCGCGACCGTGCTGAAAACCCCGGCGGATTTGGCGCGTTACATTGAAGAGAATCGTGGCTAA
- a CDS encoding NAD(P)H-dependent oxidoreductase yields MNWVHFFSVVKRVFAVTFLLLLPLREAMSNEQSVVKTLVIVSHPYPERSVLTKGLQEAAERVAGVTVRNLETIYGFDTRSINGEEERRIMREHSRVVFIFPTHWFNITPMMKAWLNDTWGSVGPGVWQGKDMLIVSTAAGGSSTYGEAGRIGVTLADVFLPMKASALHAGMTYLTPLVFQNASSSKLPDFQRQLIERLKR; encoded by the coding sequence ATGAATTGGGTACACTTTTTCAGCGTGGTAAAAAGGGTATTTGCCGTTACTTTTCTTTTACTGTTACCGCTGCGTGAAGCGATGAGCAACGAGCAGAGTGTTGTGAAAACACTGGTTATTGTTTCTCATCCTTATCCGGAACGCTCTGTCCTGACGAAGGGATTGCAGGAGGCGGCGGAGCGCGTTGCGGGCGTAACGGTTCGTAATCTTGAGACGATCTATGGTTTTGACACCCGTAGTATCAATGGCGAAGAAGAACGCCGGATTATGCGCGAGCATTCACGCGTTGTTTTTATCTTTCCTACCCACTGGTTTAATATTACGCCCATGATGAAAGCCTGGTTGAACGACACCTGGGGCAGCGTGGGACCCGGCGTGTGGCAGGGTAAAGACATGCTTATTGTTAGCACCGCTGCTGGAGGATCGTCTACTTACGGAGAGGCGGGGAGAATTGGTGTTACGCTTGCGGATGTCTTTTTACCCATGAAAGCAAGCGCTCTGCATGCAGGTATGACGTATCTTACGCCGCTTGTGTTTCAGAATGCCAGCAGCAGCAAGCTGCCTGATTTTCAGCGCCAATTGATTGAGCGCCTGAAAAGGTAG
- a CDS encoding YciI family protein, which produces MFLITITVNENITAEQHASLFPRHAQWFKKYFDAGNFLMIGPYTDCERAGVIIASAKDRDELMALLAEDAYFSDLAKYDI; this is translated from the coding sequence ATGTTTCTTATCACTATCACGGTAAACGAAAATATTACGGCAGAGCAACACGCGTCTCTTTTTCCTCGTCATGCTCAATGGTTTAAAAAATATTTTGATGCCGGTAACTTTCTGATGATTGGACCTTACACCGATTGTGAAAGAGCCGGCGTTATTATTGCCAGTGCCAAAGATCGTGATGAACTTATGGCGCTCCTGGCTGAGGACGCCTATTTTTCCGATCTGGCAAAGTACGATATCTGA
- a CDS encoding NAD(P)H-dependent oxidoreductase, with translation MPNILMISGHPNLAASVGNITILREVASALPDVEIRCLDTLYPDFKINVAAEQDALLKADVIVWQFPFSWYSLPGIMKLWLDEVFLHGFAHGSAAKLGGKKLVLSFTTGAPQALYSSDGFFGHDVEDYLIQFETTAALCNLAMQKPVYTCGVSYSDRDQIKIAQQKIMAKEHASRLITVLHALSSEPEMAV, from the coding sequence ATGCCTAATATATTGATGATTTCAGGGCACCCAAATCTTGCGGCGTCTGTTGGTAATATCACTATCCTGCGGGAGGTTGCCAGTGCCTTGCCTGACGTTGAGATCCGCTGTCTTGATACGCTTTACCCGGATTTTAAAATCAATGTTGCCGCAGAGCAGGACGCGTTGTTGAAGGCTGATGTGATTGTCTGGCAGTTTCCTTTTTCCTGGTATTCACTGCCTGGGATCATGAAGCTATGGCTGGATGAGGTTTTTCTCCACGGGTTTGCTCACGGTTCGGCAGCCAAACTGGGTGGTAAAAAGCTGGTTCTCTCTTTTACGACGGGAGCACCGCAGGCGCTATATTCTTCCGACGGCTTCTTTGGACACGATGTTGAAGATTACCTCATTCAGTTTGAAACCACCGCGGCGCTATGCAATCTGGCTATGCAGAAACCGGTTTACACCTGCGGCGTGAGCTATTCAGATCGCGACCAAATCAAAATAGCACAACAGAAAATCATGGCGAAAGAGCATGCTTCACGCCTGATTACTGTACTGCACGCGTTGTCATCTGAACCAGAAATGGCGGTATAA
- a CDS encoding LysR family transcriptional regulator, which produces MNNVIYNQIRIFQSIAREGSISAAARKLEITPPSVSKALKLLEQHIGHPLFVRTTRSVELTDAGQQLLQQTSDAVNSLEKALENIKEQNQKPSGLIRITLSRFAYLLILKPAMAAFCQQYPGIQLEISVYDGTLNIIDERFDLGIRFGDILEGGVVARQLMKPFREGLYASMEYLQEFGTPVSPVDLRQHRLIGYRFITNNRILPLILNDKGEQLTVDMPGQLISNDIDVMADGIRNGLGIGRLFEPIYQLQSDKEKFIPVMKPYWRTYPPVYLYYPKNAGKSKRVKTLIDFLIKRAEYQ; this is translated from the coding sequence ATGAATAACGTGATTTACAATCAAATACGCATCTTTCAGAGTATTGCGCGTGAGGGCAGCATCTCCGCTGCTGCAAGGAAACTGGAAATTACGCCGCCCTCAGTCAGCAAGGCGCTCAAGCTCCTTGAGCAACACATTGGGCACCCGCTGTTTGTTCGCACCACTCGTAGCGTTGAGCTGACTGATGCAGGCCAACAGTTATTACAGCAAACATCCGATGCCGTAAATTCGCTGGAAAAAGCGCTTGAAAACATCAAAGAACAGAATCAAAAACCTTCCGGTCTTATCAGGATTACACTCTCGCGCTTTGCTTACCTACTGATACTCAAACCCGCTATGGCCGCGTTCTGCCAGCAGTACCCTGGGATCCAACTGGAGATTTCCGTTTATGACGGGACCCTAAATATCATTGATGAAAGGTTTGATCTGGGAATTCGCTTCGGAGACATTCTTGAGGGGGGCGTTGTCGCTCGTCAACTGATGAAACCCTTTCGTGAAGGGTTATATGCTTCAATGGAATATCTTCAAGAATTTGGCACACCGGTATCACCGGTTGATCTTCGCCAGCACAGGCTTATTGGTTACCGGTTTATTACCAATAATCGCATCCTCCCACTGATACTGAATGATAAGGGAGAGCAACTCACCGTTGATATGCCGGGCCAATTAATTAGCAATGACATTGACGTTATGGCTGATGGTATACGTAACGGACTGGGGATTGGGAGACTTTTTGAACCTATTTACCAACTACAGTCTGATAAGGAAAAATTTATTCCGGTGATGAAACCATACTGGAGAACCTATCCACCGGTGTATCTCTATTATCCCAAAAATGCAGGTAAATCCAAAAGGGTCAAAACCTTGATTGATTTTTTAATCAAAAGGGCTGAGTATCAATAA
- a CDS encoding isocitrate lyase/PEP mutase family protein — MEDKGKIFRRLHELDDVFVIPNPWDIGTARILETMGFKALATTSAGLAFSLGVQEGTVPWEQTLLHCQSLGNATSLPVSADLEKGMGYCPESAAQTIDIAAGIGLAGCSLEDHTGIVSKPIYDFSLAVERIEAAVQARDALEHDFVITARAENFMWGITDLDETILRLQAFEKAGADVLYAPGLRDITMIKTVCQSLTKPVNVVMGLPGEIFSMAELADAGVRRISVGASMARFAYGMFVQAAQEIMSKGTFTYSKDAIGFSELASYFEGK; from the coding sequence ATGGAAGACAAAGGAAAGATTTTCCGCAGGCTGCATGAGCTTGATGATGTTTTCGTTATTCCTAACCCCTGGGATATCGGCACTGCCCGGATACTCGAAACCATGGGGTTTAAAGCGCTTGCGACAACCAGTGCGGGGCTTGCTTTTTCACTAGGGGTTCAGGAAGGAACTGTTCCGTGGGAGCAGACTCTGTTGCATTGTCAGTCTCTCGGGAATGCCACTTCCCTGCCGGTGTCCGCAGATCTTGAAAAAGGGATGGGGTATTGCCCTGAAAGTGCCGCACAGACGATCGACATCGCCGCAGGTATCGGGTTGGCGGGATGCTCTCTGGAAGATCATACCGGCATCGTCAGCAAGCCTATTTATGATTTTAGTCTGGCAGTGGAAAGAATTGAGGCCGCGGTTCAAGCACGGGATGCACTGGAACATGATTTTGTCATAACGGCCCGTGCCGAGAATTTCATGTGGGGAATCACCGATCTGGATGAAACCATCCTGAGATTACAGGCTTTTGAAAAAGCTGGGGCGGATGTGCTTTATGCGCCAGGTCTCAGAGATATCACAATGATTAAAACGGTATGTCAGTCGTTAACGAAACCCGTTAATGTTGTGATGGGATTGCCGGGAGAGATATTTAGCATGGCTGAATTGGCCGATGCAGGCGTAAGACGAATCAGTGTTGGTGCATCCATGGCGCGGTTTGCCTATGGCATGTTTGTACAGGCGGCTCAAGAGATCATGTCAAAGGGCACGTTTACTTATTCCAAAGATGCTATTGGATTTTCGGAACTGGCATCGTATTTCGAGGGAAAATAA
- a CDS encoding NUDIX hydrolase translates to MRQPKQVLVVPYAIYESELYLYLLKRKDMDYWQWVAGGVEENETLLRAAMRESSEELGIMLKTSDLIPLESLCSIPRCYFNSDKEWGHDFYTVTEYSFAVRLPMNSQLNFSDEHSEVSLIKYSQLSKYHTWDSNRTAAWELNERFLKGTL, encoded by the coding sequence ATGCGCCAACCTAAACAAGTGTTAGTTGTTCCTTATGCAATTTATGAGAGTGAGTTGTATTTGTATCTTCTGAAAAGAAAAGATATGGATTATTGGCAATGGGTAGCGGGAGGGGTAGAGGAAAATGAAACCCTATTACGTGCAGCGATGCGAGAATCATCTGAAGAATTGGGGATCATGCTTAAAACATCAGATCTTATACCACTTGAATCTCTGTGTTCTATCCCAAGATGTTATTTCAACAGTGATAAGGAATGGGGGCATGATTTTTATACCGTTACAGAATATTCCTTTGCGGTTAGGTTACCTATGAATTCTCAATTGAATTTTAGTGATGAACATAGCGAGGTGAGTTTGATAAAGTATTCGCAGTTGAGTAAATATCACACATGGGACAGTAATCGAACGGCAGCGTGGGAGCTAAATGAACGGTTTTTGAAGGGTACTCTTTGA
- a CDS encoding GNAT family N-acetyltransferase codes for MVDSFFMKMSAPLLNSHSSSNKLHLIPFTEQHFSILIGWFFSEKDIVQWGGPDLSYPLNEEHVNSMLSKTKTIPSDSFCWMAEDDAGELCGHCQLVFDWRNGIAKICRVVISPQHRGRGFSLPMVSMVLEKAFSYAEIERVELNVYAWNEIAIKTYSRVGFIGEGVRRSSVKVGDERWDTAIMSMLRDEWVASSVSVIK; via the coding sequence GTGGTCGATAGTTTTTTTATGAAAATGTCAGCCCCTCTTCTGAATAGCCATTCATCCAGTAACAAACTCCATCTTATCCCTTTCACTGAACAACATTTTTCAATATTGATTGGGTGGTTTTTTAGTGAAAAGGACATTGTTCAATGGGGTGGGCCAGATTTATCTTATCCTCTAAATGAAGAACACGTTAATTCGATGTTGAGTAAAACCAAGACCATTCCCTCTGACTCTTTTTGTTGGATGGCTGAAGATGATGCCGGCGAATTATGCGGTCATTGCCAACTGGTGTTTGACTGGCGGAATGGGATAGCAAAAATTTGTAGAGTTGTCATTTCGCCTCAACATCGGGGGCGTGGCTTTTCCCTTCCAATGGTTAGCATGGTTTTAGAAAAAGCATTTTCATATGCCGAAATAGAGCGCGTGGAGCTTAACGTGTACGCTTGGAATGAAATAGCCATCAAAACCTATTCCCGCGTGGGATTCATTGGTGAGGGTGTTCGCCGATCCTCCGTGAAAGTGGGCGATGAACGCTGGGATACTGCCATAATGAGTATGTTACGTGATGAGTGGGTAGCGTCTTCAGTTAGTGTTATTAAGTAG
- the proA gene encoding glutamate-5-semialdehyde dehydrogenase produces the protein MLEKMGKAAKQASYHLSVLSTVQKNQALNVIADLLEAESAEILAANALDLADARQNGMSAALQDRLLLTPQRLSAIADDVRQVCRLNDPVGEVIDGRLLDNGLKLERRRVPLGVVGVIYEARPNVTVDVASLCLKTGNAVILRGGKETYRTNAATVSVIQRALAQSGLPAAAVQAIESPDRDLVNQLLKLDRYVDMLIPRGGAGLHKLCREQSTIPVITGGIGVCHIFADESIDFAKALTVIESAKVQRPSACNSLETLLIHRAIAAQFLPALSEKMAQAGVTLHASPEALNTLQSGSANVVAVEAKDYDDEWLSNDLNVALVDDMDAAIAHVREHGTQHSDAILTRSISNAERFVREVDSSAVYVNASTRFTDGGQFGLGAEVAVSTQKLHARGPMGLEALTTYKWIGYGEDLIRA, from the coding sequence ATGCTGGAAAAAATGGGCAAAGCGGCTAAACAAGCCTCCTATCACCTGTCGGTGCTGAGTACGGTGCAGAAGAACCAGGCGCTGAACGTGATTGCTGACCTGCTGGAGGCAGAAAGCGCAGAGATTCTGGCCGCTAACGCGCTGGACCTGGCAGATGCACGGCAAAACGGCATGAGCGCCGCGTTACAAGACCGGTTGCTGCTCACGCCGCAGCGTCTGAGCGCTATTGCTGACGATGTGCGCCAGGTCTGCCGCCTGAATGACCCGGTGGGTGAGGTGATTGATGGCCGCCTGCTGGATAATGGATTGAAACTGGAACGCCGTCGCGTGCCATTGGGCGTAGTGGGCGTTATCTATGAAGCGCGCCCAAATGTGACGGTCGACGTCGCCAGCCTGTGCCTGAAAACCGGTAACGCGGTAATTCTGCGCGGTGGCAAAGAGACTTATCGCACCAATGCAGCCACCGTGAGCGTGATTCAACGCGCATTGGCACAAAGCGGGCTGCCAGCTGCTGCGGTTCAGGCGATTGAAAGCCCTGACAGAGATCTGGTCAATCAACTGCTTAAACTGGATCGTTACGTGGATATGCTGATCCCGCGCGGTGGTGCCGGACTGCATAAACTGTGCCGTGAGCAATCGACTATTCCGGTGATCACGGGCGGAATTGGCGTGTGCCATATTTTTGCCGATGAGAGCATTGATTTTGCCAAAGCGCTGACCGTGATTGAAAGCGCCAAGGTACAGCGTCCGAGCGCGTGCAACAGCCTGGAAACGCTGTTGATTCACCGCGCCATTGCCGCGCAGTTCCTGCCTGCACTGAGCGAGAAAATGGCACAAGCAGGGGTGACGCTGCACGCCAGCCCGGAAGCCTTGAACACGCTGCAAAGTGGGTCTGCCAACGTGGTTGCGGTGGAAGCCAAGGACTACGATGACGAATGGCTTTCTAACGACCTCAACGTGGCGCTGGTGGACGATATGGATGCGGCCATTGCTCATGTTCGTGAACACGGCACGCAGCACTCCGATGCCATTTTGACGCGCTCCATCAGCAATGCGGAACGCTTTGTGCGCGAGGTGGATTCTTCGGCGGTGTACGTCAATGCCAGCACCCGCTTTACCGATGGCGGCCAGTTTGGCTTGGGTGCCGAAGTGGCGGTAAGCACGCAGAAATTGCACGCGCGCGGCCCGATGGGACTGGAAGCGTTGACCACCTACAAGTGGATTGGCTACGGCGAAGATTTAATCCGCGCCTGA
- the proB gene encoding glutamate 5-kinase, with protein sequence MSGSQTLVVKLGTSVLTGGSRRLNRAHIVELVRQCAQQHAAGHRIVIVTSGAIAAGREHLGYPELPATIATKQLLAAVGQSRLIQLWEQLFSIYGIHIGQMLLTRADLEDRERFLNARDTLRALLDNRIVPVINENDAVATAEIKVGDNDNLSALAAILADADKLLLLTDQAGLFTADPRSNPEAELIREVEGITDELRLIAGGSVSSLGTGGMSTKLQAADVACRAGIDVIIAAGNRADVIGDVIGNVSVGTRFHAVEAPLESRKHWIFGAPPAGEITIDDGALSAIVERGSSLLPKGIREVKGNFSRGEVIRVCTLSGRDLAHAVTRYNSDALRMIAGHHSQQIADILGYEYGPVAVHRDDMIIN encoded by the coding sequence ATGAGTGGCAGCCAGACTTTGGTTGTGAAATTGGGTACCAGCGTGTTGACCGGCGGATCGCGCCGCTTGAACCGTGCCCATATTGTTGAATTGGTTCGCCAGTGTGCGCAGCAGCACGCGGCCGGACACCGTATTGTGATTGTGACGTCTGGGGCGATTGCCGCTGGGCGCGAACATTTGGGCTATCCGGAATTGCCTGCCACCATCGCCACCAAACAGCTGTTGGCTGCGGTCGGACAGAGCCGTTTGATTCAGTTGTGGGAACAACTGTTTTCTATTTATGGCATCCATATTGGTCAAATGTTGCTGACGCGCGCAGATCTGGAAGACAGAGAGCGTTTTCTCAACGCCCGCGACACGCTGCGTGCCTTGCTGGATAACCGTATTGTTCCGGTCATTAATGAGAACGATGCGGTAGCCACTGCCGAAATCAAGGTTGGCGATAACGACAACCTGTCGGCGCTCGCCGCGATATTGGCGGATGCGGACAAACTGCTGTTGCTGACCGATCAGGCTGGCCTGTTTACCGCCGATCCGCGTTCCAACCCGGAGGCCGAATTGATCCGGGAAGTGGAAGGCATTACCGACGAACTGCGCCTGATTGCCGGTGGCAGCGTTTCTAGCCTGGGCACGGGCGGTATGTCGACCAAATTGCAGGCCGCCGACGTGGCCTGCCGTGCTGGGATTGATGTGATCATTGCCGCAGGCAACCGCGCTGACGTGATTGGTGATGTGATCGGCAACGTGTCGGTCGGCACCCGTTTTCACGCCGTGGAAGCACCGCTGGAAAGCCGCAAACACTGGATCTTCGGTGCACCACCGGCGGGGGAAATCACCATTGATGACGGTGCGCTTTCCGCGATCGTTGAGCGTGGCAGCTCGCTGTTGCCAAAAGGCATTCGCGAGGTGAAGGGTAACTTTTCGCGCGGTGAGGTCATCCGCGTCTGTACCCTTTCCGGACGCGATTTGGCGCATGCGGTAACCCGTTACAACAGTGATGCGCTGCGCATGATTGCCGGGCATCACTCGCAGCAGATTGCCGATATTCTGGGGTATGAATATGGCCCGGTGGCCGTTCATCGCGACGACATGATTATCAATTAA
- the crl gene encoding sigma factor-binding protein Crl, with amino-acid sequence MTLPSGHPKARLMKSFASLGPYLRENQCDNERFFFDCLAVCVSVKPVPEKREFWGWWLQLEAQEQTLVYSYHTGLYDKTGRWQEENIKDTEVLTKVQETQQQFHTRLAKLLHSLEPALTLTERP; translated from the coding sequence ATGACATTACCGAGTGGACACCCGAAAGCCCGGCTCATGAAAAGTTTTGCCTCATTGGGGCCCTATCTACGCGAGAATCAGTGCGACAACGAACGTTTTTTCTTTGATTGCCTGGCGGTATGCGTTAGTGTGAAACCTGTGCCGGAAAAACGGGAATTCTGGGGATGGTGGCTTCAGTTGGAAGCCCAGGAACAGACGCTCGTTTATTCCTACCATACTGGCTTGTACGATAAAACGGGCCGTTGGCAAGAAGAGAACATTAAGGATACTGAAGTGCTGACCAAAGTGCAGGAGACGCAACAGCAGTTTCATACGCGTCTGGCAAAGTTATTACACTCTTTGGAACCCGCCTTGACGCTCACCGAGCGACCGTGA